One stretch of Acropora muricata isolate sample 2 chromosome 12, ASM3666990v1, whole genome shotgun sequence DNA includes these proteins:
- the LOC136892462 gene encoding protein white-like isoform X1 yields MNKRKAHSSSALLHNKANPKREGYSTFDSGASTDYGRRSLSAEYETPQSSIITSIEDSKGSVSISWQNINVFVEIPEPSFFKRLCLCTNEGDASTKKQVLFNASGKVAAGSLLAVMGASGAGKSTLMNVLAHRNISRMEVSGIVEVNDRPIGRDINAISAYVQQDDLFIGSLTVREHLTFQAFLRMDKQVPDAQRMSRVEDVIQQLGLLSCADTFIGIPGRLRGISGGEKKRLSFASEVIKDPLLLFADEPTSGLDSFMAESLITTLQQLAGQGRTIICTIHQPSSEVYAMFDSILLLAEGRTAYLGTTADANQYFSNLGFPCPVNFNPADYFVHTLAIVPGDEQNCHKRVQDICDAFAASESKETERKPLGQDFFKDDENTLHRSPYKASWCRQFRSVFWRSWLTNSRDKAIFRIRLFESIFLGLLSGIVFFQTEVNRQAGIINVSGAIFFFLTSVSFNNIGSVVFTFPDELTVFLREHHNGMYRTDVYFLCKTFAEAPLFIFNPLLFIAIAYWMIGLRDEFLRFVYAYGIMALVSMVAVSYGYIVSTLSPTSPFASAISASLMMPLVLVGGFYIRNKTLPSWLSWLQYISWYDYAFEALLVNQWEGYGNITCSMKENGTNAPCNFDGDDVIEFLQLNKNHVLTDIYALLALIVIFRFISFLFLLRKAYKKP; encoded by the exons ATGAATAAACGAAAAGCTCATAGCAGTTCAGCCCTTCTACACAACAAAGCAAATCCTAAAAGGGAAGGTTATTCGACTTTTGATTCCGGTGCCTCTACAGACTATGGCCGACGATCGTTAAGTGCAGAATACGAGACACCGCAAAGCAGCATTATAACAAGCATTGAAGATTCAAAAGGGAGTGTATCGATTTCTTGGCAAAACATcaatgtttttgttgaaattccCGAACCTTCTTTCTTCAAGCGTCTGTGCCTTTGCACGAATGAAGGCGATGCATCAACAAAAAAGCAAGTTTTGTTTAACG CGAGTGGAAAGGTTGCGGCTGGCTCTTTGTTAGCTGTTATGGGTGCGAG TGGAGCTGGTAAATCCACTCTTATGAATGTGTTAGCCCATCGCAACATCAGTCGGATGGAAGTCAGTGGTATTGTGGAGGTGAATGATCGCCCAATTGGGCGAGATATAAATGCCATCTCAGCTTACGTTCAGCAAGACGATCTTTTCATTGGATCTCTCACAGTCAGGGAGCATTTAACTTTTCAG GCTTTCTTGCGAATGGACAAACAAGTTCCCGATGCACAACGTATGTCCCGAGTAGAGGACGTTATCCAACAG CTTGGTCTCTTGAGCTGTGCTGATACATTCATTGGAATTCCAGGAAGGCTGCGCGGAATCTCaggaggagaaaagaaaaggcTGTCTTTTGCTTCAGAG GTAATAAAAGATCCTCTATTACTGTTTGCGGATGAACCAACCTCTGGCCTTGATTCATTTATGGCGGAAAGTTTAATAACAACCCTGCAGCAGCTCGCAGGTCAAGGAAGAACTATTATCTGCACCATCCACCAACCCTCATCTGAGGTCTACGCCATGTTTGACAG TATACTGCTTCTAGCTGAGGGTAGGACAGCATACTTGGGTACCACAGCCGATGCGAACCAGTATTTTAGCAA CCTGGGATTTCCCTGTCCCGTCAATTTTAATCCTGCTGATTACTTTGTTCATACTTTGGCAATTGTACCTGGTGACGAACAGAATTGCCACAAGAGAGTTCAG GACATTTGTGATGCGTTTGCCGCCTCCGAATCCAAAGAAACTGAGCGAAAACCATTAGGACAG GATTTCTTCAAGGATGATGAAAACACTTTGCATCGGTCCCC GTACAAGGCTTCTTGGTGCAGGCAGTTTCGCTCTGTTTTCTGGAGATCCTGGCTCACAAATAGCAGAGATAAAGCAATCTTCAGGATTCGACTCTTCGAAAGTATA TTTTTAGGGCTATTATCAGGGATCGTTTTCTTCCAAACTGAGGTTAACCGGCAAGCTGGTATCATTAACGTATCTGGGGcgattttctttttccttacaAGTGTCTCATTTAACAACATTGGATCTGTCGTCTTT ACGTTTCCAGACGAGCTTACTGTGTTTTTAAGGGAGCATCACAATGGCATGTACAGAACAGACGTTTACTTCCTGTGCAAGACTTTTGCAGAA GCGCCCCTGTTTATTTTCAATCCCCTTCTCTTCATTGCCATAGCCTATTGGATGATCG GTTTGCGAGACGAATTTCTACGCTTCGTTTATGCTTATGGTATAATGGCTTTGGTCAGCATGGTTGCAGTATCTTATG GCTACATAGTGTCCACCCTATCGCCTACTTCACCTTTCGCGTCTGCGATTAGTGCCTCGCTAATGATGCCTTTGGTACTAGTTGGTGGCTTTTACATTAGAAATAA AACTTTACCATCATGGTTGTCATGGTTACAGTATATATCCTGGTACGATTACGCGTTTGAGGCTCTGTTAGTGAATCAATGGGAGGGTTATGGAAATATAA CTTgttcaatgaaagaaaatggaacGAACGCTCCATGCAATTTTGATGGTGATGACGTCATTGAATTTCTCCAACTCAATAAG aatcATGTGCTGACTGACATCTATGCTTTATTAGCTTTAATTGTGATATTCCGATTCATTTCGTTCTTGTTTCTTTTAAGAAAAGCCTACAAAAAGCCATAG
- the LOC136892462 gene encoding protein white-like isoform X2 codes for MNKRKAHSSSALLHNKANPKREGYSTFDSGASTDYGRRSLSAEYETPQSSIITSIEDSKGSVSISWQNINVFVEIPEPSFFKRLCLCTNEGDASTKKQVLFNASGKVAAGSLLAVMGASGAGKSTLMNVLAHRNISRMEVSGIVEVNDRPIGRDINAISAYVQQDDLFIGSLTVREHLTFQAFLRMDKQVPDAQRMSRVEDVIQQLGLLSCADTFIGIPGRLRGISGGEKKRLSFASEVIKDPLLLFADEPTSGLDSFMAESLITTLQQLAGQGRTIICTIHQPSSEVYAMFDSILLLAEGRTAYLGTTADANQYFSNLGFPCPVNFNPADYFVHTLAIVPGDEQNCHKRVQDICDAFAASESKETERKPLGQDFFKDDENTLHRSPYKASWCRQFRSVFWRSWLTNSRDKAIFRIRLFESIFLGLLSGIVFFQTEVNRQAGIINVSGAIFFFLTSVSFNNIGSVVFTFPDELTVFLREHHNGMYRTDVYFLCKTFAEAPLFIFNPLLFIAIAYWMIGLRDEFLRFVYAYGIMALVSMVAVSYELYHHGCHGYSIYPACSMKENGTNAPCNFDGDDVIEFLQLNKNHVLTDIYALLALIVIFRFISFLFLLRKAYKKP; via the exons ATGAATAAACGAAAAGCTCATAGCAGTTCAGCCCTTCTACACAACAAAGCAAATCCTAAAAGGGAAGGTTATTCGACTTTTGATTCCGGTGCCTCTACAGACTATGGCCGACGATCGTTAAGTGCAGAATACGAGACACCGCAAAGCAGCATTATAACAAGCATTGAAGATTCAAAAGGGAGTGTATCGATTTCTTGGCAAAACATcaatgtttttgttgaaattccCGAACCTTCTTTCTTCAAGCGTCTGTGCCTTTGCACGAATGAAGGCGATGCATCAACAAAAAAGCAAGTTTTGTTTAACG CGAGTGGAAAGGTTGCGGCTGGCTCTTTGTTAGCTGTTATGGGTGCGAG TGGAGCTGGTAAATCCACTCTTATGAATGTGTTAGCCCATCGCAACATCAGTCGGATGGAAGTCAGTGGTATTGTGGAGGTGAATGATCGCCCAATTGGGCGAGATATAAATGCCATCTCAGCTTACGTTCAGCAAGACGATCTTTTCATTGGATCTCTCACAGTCAGGGAGCATTTAACTTTTCAG GCTTTCTTGCGAATGGACAAACAAGTTCCCGATGCACAACGTATGTCCCGAGTAGAGGACGTTATCCAACAG CTTGGTCTCTTGAGCTGTGCTGATACATTCATTGGAATTCCAGGAAGGCTGCGCGGAATCTCaggaggagaaaagaaaaggcTGTCTTTTGCTTCAGAG GTAATAAAAGATCCTCTATTACTGTTTGCGGATGAACCAACCTCTGGCCTTGATTCATTTATGGCGGAAAGTTTAATAACAACCCTGCAGCAGCTCGCAGGTCAAGGAAGAACTATTATCTGCACCATCCACCAACCCTCATCTGAGGTCTACGCCATGTTTGACAG TATACTGCTTCTAGCTGAGGGTAGGACAGCATACTTGGGTACCACAGCCGATGCGAACCAGTATTTTAGCAA CCTGGGATTTCCCTGTCCCGTCAATTTTAATCCTGCTGATTACTTTGTTCATACTTTGGCAATTGTACCTGGTGACGAACAGAATTGCCACAAGAGAGTTCAG GACATTTGTGATGCGTTTGCCGCCTCCGAATCCAAAGAAACTGAGCGAAAACCATTAGGACAG GATTTCTTCAAGGATGATGAAAACACTTTGCATCGGTCCCC GTACAAGGCTTCTTGGTGCAGGCAGTTTCGCTCTGTTTTCTGGAGATCCTGGCTCACAAATAGCAGAGATAAAGCAATCTTCAGGATTCGACTCTTCGAAAGTATA TTTTTAGGGCTATTATCAGGGATCGTTTTCTTCCAAACTGAGGTTAACCGGCAAGCTGGTATCATTAACGTATCTGGGGcgattttctttttccttacaAGTGTCTCATTTAACAACATTGGATCTGTCGTCTTT ACGTTTCCAGACGAGCTTACTGTGTTTTTAAGGGAGCATCACAATGGCATGTACAGAACAGACGTTTACTTCCTGTGCAAGACTTTTGCAGAA GCGCCCCTGTTTATTTTCAATCCCCTTCTCTTCATTGCCATAGCCTATTGGATGATCG GTTTGCGAGACGAATTTCTACGCTTCGTTTATGCTTATGGTATAATGGCTTTGGTCAGCATGGTTGCAGTATCTTATG AACTTTACCATCATGGTTGTCATGGTTACAGTATATATCCTG CTTgttcaatgaaagaaaatggaacGAACGCTCCATGCAATTTTGATGGTGATGACGTCATTGAATTTCTCCAACTCAATAAG aatcATGTGCTGACTGACATCTATGCTTTATTAGCTTTAATTGTGATATTCCGATTCATTTCGTTCTTGTTTCTTTTAAGAAAAGCCTACAAAAAGCCATAG
- the LOC136892462 gene encoding protein white-like isoform X3: MNKRKAHSSSALLHNKANPKREGYSTFDSGASTDYGRRSLSAEYETPQSSIITSIEDSKGSVSISWQNINVFVEIPEPSFFKRLCLCTNEGDASTKKQVLFNASGKVAAGSLLAVMGASGAGKSTLMNVLAHRNISRMEVSGIVEVNDRPIGRDINAISAYVQQDDLFIGSLTVREHLTFQAFLRMDKQVPDAQRMSRVEDVIQQLGLLSCADTFIGIPGRLRGISGGEKKRLSFASEVIKDPLLLFADEPTSGLDSFMAESLITTLQQLAGQGRTIICTIHQPSSEVYAMFDSILLLAEGRTAYLGTTADANQYFSNLGFPCPVNFNPADYFVHTLAIVPGDEQNCHKRVQDICDAFAASESKETERKPLGQDFFKDDENTLHRSPYKASWCRQFRSVFWRSWLTNSRDKAIFRIRLFESIFLGLLSGIVFFQTEVNRQAGIINVSGAIFFFLTSVSFNNIGSVVFTFPDELTVFLREHHNGMYRTDVYFLCKTFAEAPLFIFNPLLFIAIAYWMIGLRDEFLRFVYAYGIMALVSMVAVSYGYIVSTLSPTSPFASAISASLMMPLVLVGGFYIRNKTLPSWLSWLQYISCLFNERKWNERSMQF; this comes from the exons ATGAATAAACGAAAAGCTCATAGCAGTTCAGCCCTTCTACACAACAAAGCAAATCCTAAAAGGGAAGGTTATTCGACTTTTGATTCCGGTGCCTCTACAGACTATGGCCGACGATCGTTAAGTGCAGAATACGAGACACCGCAAAGCAGCATTATAACAAGCATTGAAGATTCAAAAGGGAGTGTATCGATTTCTTGGCAAAACATcaatgtttttgttgaaattccCGAACCTTCTTTCTTCAAGCGTCTGTGCCTTTGCACGAATGAAGGCGATGCATCAACAAAAAAGCAAGTTTTGTTTAACG CGAGTGGAAAGGTTGCGGCTGGCTCTTTGTTAGCTGTTATGGGTGCGAG TGGAGCTGGTAAATCCACTCTTATGAATGTGTTAGCCCATCGCAACATCAGTCGGATGGAAGTCAGTGGTATTGTGGAGGTGAATGATCGCCCAATTGGGCGAGATATAAATGCCATCTCAGCTTACGTTCAGCAAGACGATCTTTTCATTGGATCTCTCACAGTCAGGGAGCATTTAACTTTTCAG GCTTTCTTGCGAATGGACAAACAAGTTCCCGATGCACAACGTATGTCCCGAGTAGAGGACGTTATCCAACAG CTTGGTCTCTTGAGCTGTGCTGATACATTCATTGGAATTCCAGGAAGGCTGCGCGGAATCTCaggaggagaaaagaaaaggcTGTCTTTTGCTTCAGAG GTAATAAAAGATCCTCTATTACTGTTTGCGGATGAACCAACCTCTGGCCTTGATTCATTTATGGCGGAAAGTTTAATAACAACCCTGCAGCAGCTCGCAGGTCAAGGAAGAACTATTATCTGCACCATCCACCAACCCTCATCTGAGGTCTACGCCATGTTTGACAG TATACTGCTTCTAGCTGAGGGTAGGACAGCATACTTGGGTACCACAGCCGATGCGAACCAGTATTTTAGCAA CCTGGGATTTCCCTGTCCCGTCAATTTTAATCCTGCTGATTACTTTGTTCATACTTTGGCAATTGTACCTGGTGACGAACAGAATTGCCACAAGAGAGTTCAG GACATTTGTGATGCGTTTGCCGCCTCCGAATCCAAAGAAACTGAGCGAAAACCATTAGGACAG GATTTCTTCAAGGATGATGAAAACACTTTGCATCGGTCCCC GTACAAGGCTTCTTGGTGCAGGCAGTTTCGCTCTGTTTTCTGGAGATCCTGGCTCACAAATAGCAGAGATAAAGCAATCTTCAGGATTCGACTCTTCGAAAGTATA TTTTTAGGGCTATTATCAGGGATCGTTTTCTTCCAAACTGAGGTTAACCGGCAAGCTGGTATCATTAACGTATCTGGGGcgattttctttttccttacaAGTGTCTCATTTAACAACATTGGATCTGTCGTCTTT ACGTTTCCAGACGAGCTTACTGTGTTTTTAAGGGAGCATCACAATGGCATGTACAGAACAGACGTTTACTTCCTGTGCAAGACTTTTGCAGAA GCGCCCCTGTTTATTTTCAATCCCCTTCTCTTCATTGCCATAGCCTATTGGATGATCG GTTTGCGAGACGAATTTCTACGCTTCGTTTATGCTTATGGTATAATGGCTTTGGTCAGCATGGTTGCAGTATCTTATG GCTACATAGTGTCCACCCTATCGCCTACTTCACCTTTCGCGTCTGCGATTAGTGCCTCGCTAATGATGCCTTTGGTACTAGTTGGTGGCTTTTACATTAGAAATAA AACTTTACCATCATGGTTGTCATGGTTACAGTATATATCCTG CTTgttcaatgaaagaaaatggaacGAACGCTCCATGCAATTTTGA